A single Sporosarcina sp. FSL W8-0480 DNA region contains:
- a CDS encoding RsfA family transcriptional regulator — MVKVRQDAWLEENDILLAETVLRHVREGSTQLSAFEEVGDALNRTAAACGFRWNAVVRRDYEKELAEAKKERKQAMRVLGADFKRRSQQLYSPLTGDDQEERTPVPLSALSLDTVIAYLIRLHHSGGGDSESLRWKQTAKIANDKVETLQKEIEKLQQENKTLRSDYEQFVQIMNRARRLVTLDDDTERTAPVFTMERNGNLVSKEPPINH; from the coding sequence ATGGTGAAAGTTAGACAGGATGCTTGGCTCGAGGAAAATGATATTTTATTAGCCGAGACGGTTTTGCGGCATGTCCGGGAAGGCAGTACACAACTAAGCGCATTCGAAGAAGTGGGCGATGCCCTTAATAGGACAGCAGCCGCTTGCGGATTCAGATGGAATGCAGTCGTTCGCCGCGATTACGAGAAAGAGTTAGCTGAGGCGAAAAAGGAACGAAAACAGGCAATGCGCGTGTTAGGCGCTGATTTCAAGCGTCGCAGCCAACAGCTATATAGCCCTTTGACAGGGGATGATCAGGAGGAGCGGACACCTGTCCCACTATCCGCTTTATCCCTTGATACCGTGATTGCTTATTTAATTCGTTTACATCATAGCGGCGGAGGCGACTCTGAATCACTCAGATGGAAGCAGACTGCCAAAATCGCAAATGATAAAGTCGAAACTCTTCAAAAAGAGATTGAAAAGCTTCAACAGGAGAATAAAACCTTGAGAAGCGACTACGAACAGTTCGTGCAGATTATGAACCGTGCCCGTAGATTAGTTACTTTGGATGATGACACCGAGCGTACCGCCCCAGTCTTCACGATGGAGCGCAATGGCAATCTCGTATCAAAAGAACCGCCGATCAATCACTGA
- a CDS encoding lipoate--protein ligase family protein produces the protein MSNLLLPKWRFIDESMIAINRSALESFAMDDTLCHLVGQKLTVPTVRTWVHDETIVLGIQDQRLPHIDDALPSLHEAGYKTIVRNSGGLAVVLDEGVLNISIILSEQDGSIDIPEGYESMLSFVQMLFPEAADQIEAYEIVGSYCPGTYDLSIGGRKFAGISQRRLRQGVAVQVYLCVEGSGAKRAELIRDLYENGLRGEQTKFTYPKIQPEVMASLSELLGQQLTVSDVNIRVQLLLQALSTEEIQMTGLTPEEMELYLFYLNRVVDRNQKMLAKG, from the coding sequence ATGTCCAATTTACTATTACCAAAATGGCGCTTCATCGACGAATCGATGATTGCAATAAATCGCTCAGCCCTTGAATCCTTCGCAATGGATGACACGCTCTGCCATCTCGTCGGCCAAAAATTGACCGTACCGACAGTCCGTACGTGGGTGCATGACGAAACAATCGTCCTTGGAATTCAGGATCAACGTTTGCCACATATTGACGACGCATTGCCGTCCCTACACGAAGCGGGTTATAAAACAATTGTTCGTAATTCCGGCGGTCTTGCAGTTGTACTTGACGAAGGCGTACTCAATATCTCAATTATTCTATCCGAACAAGACGGTTCCATCGATATTCCGGAAGGTTATGAATCAATGCTCAGCTTTGTCCAGATGCTGTTTCCGGAAGCAGCAGACCAAATAGAAGCCTATGAAATTGTCGGCTCCTATTGTCCTGGCACGTATGACTTAAGCATTGGCGGCCGCAAGTTCGCCGGGATATCCCAAAGAAGACTTCGGCAAGGCGTCGCTGTCCAAGTGTATTTATGCGTGGAAGGGAGCGGCGCCAAGCGTGCAGAACTAATACGCGATTTATATGAAAACGGCCTGCGGGGTGAGCAGACGAAATTCACCTATCCAAAAATTCAGCCGGAAGTAATGGCATCCTTGTCGGAACTGTTAGGACAACAACTAACTGTCAGCGACGTCAACATCCGCGTCCAGCTACTGCTCCAAGCACTATCAACAGAAGAAATTCAAATGACCGGCCTAACACCGGAAGAAATGGAACTCTATCTGTTCTACTTGAATCGCGTCGTCGATCGAAATCAAAAAATGCTTGCAAAAGGTTAA
- the hemQ gene encoding hydrogen peroxide-dependent heme synthase, with amino-acid sequence MNEAAITLDGWYVLHDFRTMDWASWKLISKEERQEAVDEFIAYLDKLQQADENKTGSHAFYTVVGQKADFMLMTLRPTIDELQELEAEFNKLTIADYTIPAYSYVSVVELSNYLAGESDEDPYQNPYVRGRLYPELPRSQYICFYPMDKKRDGEDNWYMLSMDQRKALMRSHGMIGRGYAGKVKQIISGSVGFDDFEWGVTLFSDDVLQFKKLVYEMRFDEVSARYGVFGSFFIGTILEDDKKAAFFNV; translated from the coding sequence ATGAACGAAGCAGCGATTACACTCGATGGCTGGTATGTATTACATGATTTCCGCACGATGGATTGGGCATCTTGGAAGTTGATTTCGAAAGAGGAGCGTCAGGAAGCGGTTGATGAATTCATCGCTTATTTGGATAAGTTACAGCAAGCCGATGAGAATAAAACCGGCAGCCATGCATTTTACACGGTTGTTGGGCAAAAAGCAGATTTCATGTTGATGACGTTGCGTCCAACGATTGACGAATTGCAGGAGCTCGAAGCGGAATTCAATAAGTTGACGATTGCAGACTATACGATTCCAGCGTATTCGTATGTGTCCGTTGTGGAATTGTCTAACTATCTTGCAGGCGAGTCCGATGAAGATCCGTACCAAAATCCGTATGTGCGCGGACGTTTGTATCCGGAATTGCCACGTAGCCAGTACATTTGCTTCTATCCGATGGACAAGAAGCGCGATGGCGAGGATAACTGGTATATGCTCAGCATGGATCAGCGTAAGGCTTTGATGCGTAGTCATGGTATGATTGGCCGCGGCTATGCGGGTAAAGTGAAGCAGATCATTTCGGGTTCTGTCGGTTTTGATGATTTCGAATGGGGCGTTACGCTGTTTTCGGATGATGTGCTGCAGTTCAAGAAGTTGGTTTATGAGATGCGTTTTGATGAAGTGAGTGCGCGTTACGGCGTGTTCGGTTCGTTCTTCATCGGGACAATCTTGGAAGACGATAAAAAAGCTGCATTTTTTAATGTTTGA
- a CDS encoding aminopeptidase, which yields MRIENNIPSFIDFWGVGEDKTLADLEAYLNQNEALYSKYFPIHCPRTEERLKEALNKYNEKLDDIHSISDSLPAILQEMTAVYQKKYDLDVEMSYKLLVGTFGSNAFVTRDNKREIYFAVEKLSAEQDHLKVIASHEIGHVTHFSIASRQGMDWSTVDWMHGLTTLFTEGAATYLSKQTVPGLSEPIYFTYDDEGEPWVKCYEENKSAVKRRFLDDATTGEWDMAKEKEWFRLSGGSYFGRNRIGYLLGTDYVEHLVDRLGEEAALTFWNGNDLKEDVINWLKE from the coding sequence ATGCGAATTGAAAATAACATACCAAGTTTTATTGATTTTTGGGGAGTGGGTGAAGATAAAACACTTGCCGACTTAGAAGCTTATTTGAATCAAAATGAAGCGCTCTATTCAAAATATTTTCCAATTCATTGCCCAAGAACAGAGGAACGCCTGAAAGAGGCACTCAACAAATATAATGAAAAACTTGATGACATCCATTCCATTTCAGACAGCCTGCCCGCAATTCTTCAAGAAATGACGGCGGTCTATCAAAAGAAATACGATCTTGACGTTGAGATGAGCTATAAATTACTTGTCGGCACATTCGGCTCCAACGCATTCGTGACAAGGGACAATAAAAGGGAAATCTATTTTGCCGTCGAAAAATTATCAGCAGAACAAGATCACTTAAAGGTTATTGCCTCTCACGAAATCGGACATGTCACCCATTTTTCGATTGCCTCGCGTCAAGGCATGGATTGGTCAACAGTCGATTGGATGCATGGCTTAACGACTCTTTTCACAGAAGGCGCCGCAACCTATTTGTCCAAACAGACTGTCCCGGGTCTATCGGAACCGATCTACTTTACGTATGATGACGAAGGTGAACCTTGGGTAAAGTGTTATGAGGAAAATAAATCCGCAGTGAAGCGGCGGTTTTTAGATGATGCCACAACAGGGGAATGGGATATGGCGAAGGAAAAAGAGTGGTTCCGACTTTCCGGCGGCTCCTATTTCGGACGAAACCGTATTGGTTATTTATTAGGGACAGATTACGTCGAACATCTAGTAGATCGCCTCGGTGAAGAAGCAGCTTTAACGTTTTGGAATGGAAATGACTTGAAAGAGGATGTTATCAACTGGCTAAAGGAATAA
- a CDS encoding spore coat protein GerQ, translating into MVQYYWNPGFQQQLPQFQPQFQQPNQFPSGTPPQATLPNNGRPPFVEQSYIENILRLNRGKPGVFHFSFEHAVEAGKNTLAIPGIVEAAGRDHVILSTASGKRYLMPMIYFDYAEFNEELNYFNQQT; encoded by the coding sequence ATGGTCCAATACTATTGGAATCCCGGATTTCAGCAGCAACTTCCACAGTTTCAGCCGCAATTTCAACAGCCGAATCAATTTCCAAGCGGCACTCCGCCGCAGGCGACACTCCCAAACAATGGAAGGCCGCCTTTTGTCGAGCAATCGTATATAGAGAACATTCTTCGACTGAATAGAGGCAAGCCCGGCGTTTTCCACTTCTCGTTCGAGCATGCAGTCGAAGCAGGAAAAAACACCCTGGCAATCCCCGGAATAGTTGAAGCAGCCGGTCGTGATCACGTCATTTTAAGCACAGCTAGTGGCAAACGCTACTTGATGCCAATGATTTATTTTGACTATGCGGAGTTTAATGAAGAACTGAACTATTTCAATCAACAGACTTGA
- a CDS encoding DUF423 domain-containing protein: MPFFIIAGAVNAALAVAFGAFGAHALKEKLSEHYLAIWETAVQYQMFHAIGLLVVGILMSQSLLGPSTQLTWAGYLLLAGIIIFSGSLYVLSLSGIGILGAITPIGGVAFIVGWIMLIIAAIKFGK, from the coding sequence ATGCCATTTTTCATCATTGCTGGTGCTGTTAACGCGGCACTTGCCGTGGCGTTCGGTGCATTCGGCGCTCATGCATTAAAAGAAAAACTATCTGAACATTATCTCGCGATCTGGGAAACGGCTGTCCAATATCAAATGTTTCACGCAATCGGCCTTCTTGTAGTCGGTATTCTTATGAGCCAGTCATTATTGGGCCCGTCCACTCAACTGACATGGGCAGGCTACTTGCTATTGGCCGGCATCATCATCTTCTCTGGCAGCCTATACGTCCTCAGCCTATCCGGTATCGGCATCTTAGGAGCCATTACCCCGATCGGCGGCGTTGCATTCATCGTAGGATGGATCATGTTAATCATCGCTGCCATCAAATTTGGAAAATGA
- a CDS encoding YwdI family protein has translation MITNERIIEEMERQLSYAKSAKDDQTVREALSAVRALCQVVLGGATTERPPKDEPIITPRTMAISHKPLLSSLEAKHLDEEDANGGSIFDF, from the coding sequence ATGATCACGAACGAACGAATCATTGAGGAAATGGAACGGCAGCTCAGTTACGCAAAATCTGCAAAAGACGACCAAACTGTCCGTGAAGCGTTATCTGCGGTAAGGGCCCTATGTCAAGTCGTTTTAGGAGGGGCTACTACTGAGCGCCCGCCTAAAGATGAACCAATCATCACCCCACGAACAATGGCCATCTCCCATAAGCCATTACTTTCATCATTGGAAGCGAAGCATTTAGACGAGGAAGACGCGAATGGCGGCTCGATCTTTGATTTTTAA
- a CDS encoding uracil-DNA glycosylase, with amino-acid sequence MAGNCFQCQYFFVTWDPKSPRGCKAYGFKTRELPSIVVKRSSGMECLKYEPKKGVAKQ; translated from the coding sequence ATGGCGGGGAATTGTTTTCAATGCCAATACTTTTTTGTCACTTGGGATCCGAAAAGCCCTCGCGGCTGCAAAGCGTACGGGTTTAAAACACGCGAACTCCCATCCATCGTCGTCAAGCGATCATCCGGAATGGAATGCTTAAAATATGAACCGAAGAAAGGGGTTGCAAAACAATGA